A window of the Leishmania infantum JPCM5 genome chromosome 18 genome harbors these coding sequences:
- a CDS encoding putative serine/threonine kinase-like protein translates to MDPSVMVGQYTLGKQIGSGNFSKVRLGTDPQGRTWAIKIVDKRRLKKENMEDQMLREVAIMRSLRQQNVVKLQEVLQSSNHYYLVLELVTGGELFDKIVAAKRFDEPTARRYFHQLIAGMYYCHSKGFAHRDLKPENLLLDANGTLKISDFGLSNLQQDVLLQTICGTPNYVAPEVLMERGYNGLSADIWSCGVVLYVMLAGRLPFEDRNMNVLLGKIERGDYQMIRHISDPAKDLVARMLTVDPRKRISMEDVINHPWFQIDWNPRLLST, encoded by the coding sequence ATGGACCCATCTGTCATGGTGGGCCAGTACACGCTGGGCAAGCAGATCGGCTCCGGCAACTTCTCGAAGGTGCGACTGGGCACCGATCCGCAAGGCCGCACATGGGCCATCAAGATCGTGGACAAGCGCCGCCTAAAGAAGGAGAACATGGAGGACCAGATGCTCCGCGAAGTCGCCATCATGCGCAGCTTGCGCCAGCAGAACGTGGTGAAGCTCCAGGAGGTGCTTCAGTCCTCTAACCATTACTACTTAGTCCTCGAGCTGGTCACAGGCGGCGAGCTGTTTGACAAAATTGTAGCCGCCAAGCGCTTCGACGAGCCGACGGCGCGTCGGTACTTCCACCAGCTCATCGCGGGCATGTACTACTGTCACTCGAAGGGCTTCGCTCACCGCGACCTGAAGCCGGAGAACCTGTTGCTCGACGCAAACGGCACACTGAAGATTTCGGACTTCGGACTCAGCAACCTCCAGCaggatgtgctgctgcagaccATCTGCGGCACGCCAAACTACGTTGCACCAGAGGTGCTCATGGAGCGCGGCTACAACGGACTCTCGGCGGACATCTGGAGCTGCGGCGTGGTGCTGTACGTGATGCTGGCAGGACGTCTGCCCTTCGAGGATCGGAACATGAACGTCCTTCTTGGCAAGATCGAGCGGGGCGACTATCAAATGATCCGCCACATCAGCGACCCTGCCAAGGACCTAGTCGCGCGCATGCTGACCGTCGACCCGCGCAAGCGCATCTCAATGGAGGATGTCATCAACCACCCTTGGTTCCAGATTGACTGGAATCCGAGGCTACTCTCCACGTAA